A genomic stretch from Malus domestica chromosome 15, GDT2T_hap1 includes:
- the LOC114821771 gene encoding TMV resistance protein N-like — protein MMMNPLGSTVAMSMGGTCMPFPTSTPQWKYDVFWSFRGDDARKGFTASCTHSHRSSPPWKPEVFLSFRGDYTRRRFRVARAFFSPSTPQWKYDVFLSFRGEDSRKGFTDHLYTALESHGIITFRDDPKLQKGESISPGLVTAIEESRFALIVLSESYATSSWCLDELLHILKCMEAREAVLPIFYNVDPSNVRKQTGCFAEAFNKHEKDRVDEKKVRSWRYALAKVANFSGWDSKDWSEAKLVKDIVQVVWKKLRPTLLCHVSDFVAIDSRSKPIIDLCLDATVNHGCFIGIWGMGGIGKTTIARVVYERISHEFEFQIFLADVRSNVEKGGLPHLQKQLLCKIGMEKIDIWEVHEGAAMIRRFLRGKKVLLVLDDVNHLHQLEYLAGNQEWFGLGSRVLITSRDEHLLFKHGVERRFEVEGLNNDDSLQLFSWNAFKKDCPEPGFVHLSNRVANYAKGLPLALKVLGSFLHGRGLTAWKSMLDKLGKICNSEVFETLKISYDGLDDNEKNIFLDIACFFSGETKDQVREVLEASGFNAHIGIDVLVEKSLLTVNSVGELSMHDLLQEMGREIVRQESPDDPGKRSRLWRRDDINRVLSENTGTETIECIIMDPDEQGAVQVNAKSFSMMKKLRYLKLYDTTLSNGLEYLPNSLRFLVWHNFPLKTLPSSFCPEHLVELRMIFSHLEHLWKGIKHSYNLKILELSNSPNLVETPDFRGMPNLERLILEFCNLYEVDKSVGTLERLKVMNLSGCQNLARLPRSVSGLKSLEDLDVSFCLRLEKLPEGLGHVESLERLDVRETAITEPPSSIGLLRNMKELYFGRYQKRSPSRAHLRLPSLSGLQSLTHLSLSNCNLLEGGIPNDIGCLSSLRYLDLSENPLSSLPMSICQLSKLEYLGVSSCNSLQTLIPELPSTISCVEAYNCEALESARVDVIKLFANCFKRVEMQVCTSTHRPGLGCLFVVPGSEIPECFNHRSVGLSISVKLHPGWSTDQKLKGFAVCGIFGRMHRYLNVLKLSINGKACLMAQQRTDLLRRDHLLFFFLPRHEFFTGNEWQNISELEFSFEHKHKPMREEMISGIGMCLVYEEDVEAVI, from the exons ATGATGATGAATCCTTTGGGGAGTACTGTGGCGATGAGCATGGGAGGAACCTGTATGCCTTTTCCTACTTCAACTCCACAATGGAAATATGATGTCTTCTGGAGTTTTAGAGGTGATGATGCCCGCAAGGGTTTCACCGCTTCCTGCACACATTCCCACCGTTCAAGTCCTCCAtggaaacctgaagtttttttaagttttagagGTGATTACACTCGGAGGCGTTTCAGAGTTGCCCGTGCATTTTTCTCCCCTTCAACTCCTCAATGGAAATATGATGTATTTTTGAGCTTTAGAGGTGAAGACTCTAGAAAGGGATTCACAGACCACTTATACACTGCACTGGAAAGTCATGGAATAATAACTTTTAGGGATGACCCTAAACTTCAAAAAGGGGAATCTATTTCTCCCGGACTTGTTACTGCAATTGAAGAATCAAGATTTGCACTCATTGTTCTCTCGGAAAGTTATGCAACGTCGTCATGGTGCTTGGACGAACTTTTACATATTCTTAAATGCATGGAAGCAAGAGAAGCAGTGCTACCAATTTTTTATAATGTTGATCCCTCTAATGTAAGAAAGCAAACAGGATGTTTTGCAGAAGCCTTCAATAAACATGAAAAAGACAGGGTAGACGAAAAGAAGGTGCGAAGTTGGAGATATGCTTTGGCGAAAGTGGCAAATTTCTCTGGGTGGGATTCAAAGGACTG GTCTGAAGCAAAGCTTGTCAAAGATATTGTTCAAGTGGTATGGAAAAAGTTGCGCCCAACATTATTATGTCATGTGAGCGACTTTGTTGCAATCGATTCAAGGTCGAAACCAATTATTGATTTGTGTTTAGATGCAACGGTGAATCATGGTTGCTTTATTGGGATATGGGGGATGGGCGGTATTGGTAAGACAACTATTGCAAGAGTTGTGTACGAGAGAATCTCTCATGAGTTTGAGTTCCAAATATTTCTAGCTGATGTTAGAAGTAATGTCGAAAAAGGTGGTCTACCTCACCTGCAAAAGCAACTTCTTTGTAAAATCGGCATGGAAAAGATTGACATATGGGAGGTTCATGAAGGAGCAGCAATGATACGCAGGTTTCTACGTGGCAAAAAGGTTCTTTTAGTTCTTGATGATGTGAACCATTTGCATCAATTAGAATATTTGGCTGGAAATCAAGAGTGGTTTGGATTGGGGAGCAGAGTTCTCATTACATCAAGAGATGAGCATTTGTTATTTAAACACGGAGTGGAGAGACGGTTTGAGGTTGAAGGACTCAATAACGATGACTCTCTTCAACTTTTTAGCTGGAATGCCTTTAAGAAAGATTGCCCTGAACCAGGTTTTGTTCATTTGTCAAATCGTGTGGCCAATTATGCCAAAGGTCTTCCACTAGCTCTTAAAGTCTTGGGATCTTTTCTGCACGGAAGAGGTTTAACAGCATGGAAAAGTATGTTGGATAAACTAGGCAAAATTTGTAATTCAGAAGTTTTTGAGACACTTAAAATAAGTTACGACGGTTTAGATGACAATGAGAAGAATATTTTTCTAGACATCGCATGTTTCTTTAGTGGAGAGACCAAAGATCAAGTAAGAGAGGTACTTGAAGCTAGCGGTTTTAATGCACATATTGGAATTGATGTCCTTGTTGAGAAATCTCTCTTAACTGTTAATTCAGTCGGTGAGCTATCGATGCATGATTTACTCCAAGAAATGGGTCGAGAAATTGTTCGCCAAGAATCTCCTGATGATCCAGGCAAGCGTAGCAGGTTGTGGCGTAGAGATGACATCAATCGTGTCCTGAGCGAAAATACA GGAACAGAAACAATTGAATGTATAATCATGGACCCAGATGAGCAAGGAGCAGTCCAAGTGAATGCTAAATCCTTTTCAATGATGAAAAAACTGAGATACCTCAAGCTATATGATACGACCCTCTCTAACGGGCTTGAATATCTTCCCAATAGTTTGCGGTTCCTTGTATGGCACAACTTTCCTCTAAAAACTTTGCCATCATCTTTCTGTCCAGAGCATCTAGTGGAACTTCGCATGATCTTTAGTCACCTTGAACATCTTTGGAAGGGAATAAAG CATTCATACAATTTGAAAATCCTTGAACTTTCTAACTCTCCAAATCTTGTGGAAACCCCCGACTTCAGAGGTATGCCAAATCTTGAGCGTCTGATTCTTGAATTTTGCAACCTGTATGAAGTTGACAAATCCGTGGGAACGCTTGAAAGACTTAAGGTTATGAACTTGAGTGGTTGCCAAAACCTTGCGCGTCTTCCAAGAAGTGTATCTGGCTTAAAGTCTCTGGAAGATCTTGATGTTTCTTTTTGCTTGAGGCTTGAAAAGTTGCCAGAAGGCTTGGGCCATGTTGAGAGTTTGGAACGGCTTGATGTGCGTGAAACTGCTATAACTGAACCACCTTCTTCCATTGGTCTATTGAGAAACATGAAGGAATTATATTTCGGCAGATATCAAAAAAGAAGTCCAAGTCGCGCACATTTGCGGTTGCCTTCTTTATCTGGTTTGCAATCTTTAACGCACTTGAGTCTAAGTAACTGCAATCTTTTGGAAGGAGGAATTCCAAATGATATCGGCTGCCTCTCCTCATTAAGGTATTTGGATCTAAGTGAAAATCCTCTTTCTAGCTTACCCATGAGTATTTGTCAACTTTCCAAACTTGAATACCTTGGAGTGTCTAGTTGCAACAGTCTTCAAACATTAATCCCAGAGCTTCCTTCTACAATATCCTGTGTTGAAGCTTACAATTGCGAGGCACTGGAATCAGCTCGTGTAGACGTGATTAAACTTTTTGCTAACTGTTTCAAGCGGGTGGAGATGCAAGTTTGCACGAGTACGCATCGTCCTGGTTTAGGATGCTTGTTTGTAGTTCCTGGAAGTGAAATTCCGGAGTGTTTCAACCACAGAAGTGTGGGATTGTCAATCAGCGTCAAGCTACATCCAGGGTGGTCTACTGACCAGAAGTTAAAGGGATTTGCGGTGTGTGGGATCTTCGGGAGGATGCATCGTTATTTAAATGTCCTCAAACTCAGCATCAATGGAAAAGCATGTTTAATGGCCCAGCAGAGAACCGATCTTTTAAGGAGAGACCACCTTTTGTTCTTCTTCCTTCCACGGCATGAATTCTTTACCGGCAATGAGTGGCAGAATATCAGTGAGCTTGAATTTTCGTTTGAGCATAAGCACAAACCAATGCGGGAAGAGATGATATCTGGGATTGGGATGTGTTTAGTGTACGAGGAAGATGTAGAAGCGGTTATTTGA